The genome window tctgttctgtcttctctaacccccagtctgtcgaggcagatgaccgttcatactgagcccggttctgccggaggttttccttcccgttaatggggagtttttcttcccactgtcgcttcatgcttgctcagtatgagggattgcagcaaagccatgtacaatgcagatgactctccctgtggctctacggttccccaggagtgaatgctgcttgtcgggactttgaagcaatcaactggtttccttatataggacatttttgaccaatctgtataatatgattgaacttgattttgtaaagtgccttgagatgacatgtttcatgatttggcgctatataaataaattgaattgaaaattgaattaaagtgccttaagatgtgttgtgaattggtgcaatataaatagaaaaaaaaaaacaagaaagaaaaacagagtcaCTATTAGTCTAATTTTAGCCATTTCTTTCATGTTATTCAGGAACAACAAATTGGCAAATTTACCGGTAACCATTCTGCAACATTCCCTCCTGTTCATCGCAGCAAGAAATCACTCAGAAACAAGACTTCCAAGATACGTTTTGATCGGAACCAGTTCAATAAAACACAGATGCTTCAGCAGATtgtacaaatgaataaaaataaaaaaacaaacaatgtttGCAAGGATAGTCATGCGGGTTTACAATAGTGTTCTTAACGTACATTCTTCGAAGCGGATGGCTGCGCGACATTTTCTCTctagtaaaaaggaaaaaagcgCACTACAACACCGAGCTAAGCCAAAATGAGCAGCTGGCTATTAAACAGCGGCGTTAGCTGTGAGGTCTGGGTGCGGCATGCTCTGGCTGACTGTGGACGTCTTTACCGCTATAGTGTCTCTACAGTGAATACATGGTTTATATACTTAGTGATCTTATTTCTCCTAATAGTACATATCTACAGTCAAggtgttctgtgttttttttgtttgtttttttacatctcaAGTATTAAACATGATTATTTTGGTTTCATTAGGCCTAAATAGAGATTTAATGAAGTGAGAGGTAAAAGTTGGCAATCTCGAGATTTTCTCCGTTTCACAtccgaataaataaataaatacattttatcataCATTTTACATTACATACAGTACATTCCTTTcagtaaatgttatatttacaCATGCTATCCGGGCATGGGGGGTGTGGGTGGGGTAGCCTCACCCCACAGGTGCACGTTTGGGACCAGTCAGTTGTGGGAGATCGCGGGCATCAAGTCAGTTTCCCGAAGGCTTTACCCTCGTAGAGCGGAGCTTTCCCCCTGGAGCCGAGGCCCCACTGACCGAGCCCCGACGAGGCCCTGTCCTGCGGCTGTCGAGGGGGAGGGGAGCCCGACAGGCTCGAGGGCGAGCGGCTGCGCCCCTGCAGGGCCACGCTGTCGCGGAGCTCCTGCCGGGAGGGGGAGGAGCTTAAGGAGCGCTGCAGCGAGGAGGAGCTGCGAGGCCGGGGAGGCGGGCTGAAGAGCACGCCGCCGCGGTCCTGCATCAGCTGGGTCAGGCTGGCGAGGAAGTCGGCGTCGCTGGTGCTGCTGGCGCGCACCCTCAGACGCCGCCGTCTGCAGAGAAACGAACggtgaagagagagagagagacatttaAGGAAACAAAATGCCTTCGTTTGATGGATAGACAAGTTGATGTTGGCAGATTGtttggtgttttcacaggtctgcctaaaaagtggatcagacagctgcagttgatccagaacgctgctgcccgcatcctcactaagactaagaaagtagagcacatcaccccagttctaaagtccttacactggctccctgtatctcagagaatagactttaaaacacttctgttagtctataaatccctaaatggcttagcacctaaatacatcacagacttgttatcagtgtatcaaccctccagaccactaaggtcttctggctccagcctgctctgcatacctagaaccagaactaaacaaggagaagcagcatttagttcctacgctccacttatctggaacaaacttccagaaaactgtaactgagttcctttaaatcgagattaaaaaacacatttgtttaaaattgcctttgaatgttcaagttaaactgttttacctttttcaaatgttctttttttgtttctacattctatccctacttgcttttatttctatattttaatcatgtaaagcactttgtattgtctctgtactgaattgtgctatataaataaatttgccttgccttgccttgccttgtacGACGAATCACAAAACCAAAAGCAGCTATTtatcaatatttaaatattagaaGCTGAATTTAACACTTATTTCCCCCACAATTCAAAAACACATCAACATCAGACTGTTACACGACGTCATGACGGACTTTAACAGTCAACCTTCGCTTACAGGTGAAACAAACGGGTCATTCAGTCTCTCATGAGACCAGAATTCAAATCTTCAGTCTAAAAGCAAAATATTTGTGTACAGAAAAAAGCGAGAGCTACAAGGAACTAGTTTcctagaacggcctagtcaaagcctaaACCTAACACGGCTGAAAGACTGATGGTCCCAGACTGTCTCCATCCAGTTTCTAGGTGTACAAAGCTAGCAGAGACGTAGCTTAATAGACCCGaagctttaaaggcatactatgcaacatttttcagttaattaatgtgttccataccgttttggatgattaaatgagtcatttcaagtcgaacaaaggttttctcggccgccctggtggtctgtgggggaaataccgcacttgcaattgcaagagctctcggcccgcacccacaggctcagaagtctggtgcaagaccgcgagggtcggtcttgctttacggcgagaactccatgtgtttttgccctgctattcactatatgcacgcgcgaaagcaacaacaaagaaccgcgtgttaacgtcaaataaacatgcacacatatcgagttttattattattattattattatcatttatttatttatttttaatattggcgaggcggtagcgttatcttggcgaggcggccgcctcgtcaagatagcgctgcgggaagcttgatgttcataccttcactgtgttagtcattgtttgtactgccgttttttttacttttcgttgcgttcgcctgtctgctaaactcaaaacaaccgcgcctgggttgacggggaaaccagaacagctgagcatctttacgacagtgcacttttactttcgccctctggggggagcctcgctggaaaatcaaccctggttgcatagtatacctttaaaggcaGCAAAAAGCGGTTCTCCTCGATTTATTGACTCAGATGTACTGAACAAAAGCACACCgcacttttcagttttatttgtataaaaatattCCAAACGTGTGCATCGCTTTCATCCCCTCTCCTAATCATTTCCCAGCCTTTTCTGGCTCAGTAAGAGGCGCCGTTACCTGCTGTCCACACACGGACGGATGGGCGGCTTCCCGGGAGGCGGCCGAGGCAAAAACCTTCCGCTGAGCTGCTCCGGCAGAAACGTGCCGCTCACGGGACGAGGGATTTTACTTCTGCTTCCGGACGAGGAGGACAGAGACAGCGGGTCCTCTCCCGCGCAGTCGGACCTAGAGCCCCGCTCCGAGGAGAGCCGGTCTCTCGGCAGAGCGCAGGGGAGGTTGTCGCAGGACAGcgagggggagggggagtgcGTGGGCGAGCCGAGGACCGGGCTGCTCCAGCGGTGCCGCCGCTCCGCGTTGGGCTCCCTGCTCGGAGAGTCCAGGGGATTGCTGGGGTCTCGCACCGGGATCCGGCTCAGGCGCGGAGAGGACGGAGAGTCCCGTCGCTTGAGCAGAGCGGGAGGCGGGGAGGAGGAGACGGTGACGGTGCTCTCGGCGGCGCCCCCCGCCGTGTCGGCCGGAGGCTGCTGGTTCGGCTCCGAGGAGCGGTCGGGCAGGCCCGAATCGCTCTCGGGGTCCCTGTCGTTGGTCAGGTGAGACGTGGGGCCTTTGGCGGGGATCAGCTCCGGCACCGAGTCCAACCTCCTCCTGTCCTTTGAGCTTTCCTCCACGACGTCCTCGGATTTGCAGCTCGGTACGTCTAGAGGGGATGCGTCGCTCTTCCTGACGGGCGACGGCGGCGCACTGCTGGAGGAGGACTGGACACAATCATAGACGTGATTTAATGCTGAGCACAGCCTCAGAAGTGAAGGTATTTTGAGTCATAATCAGATTTTAGCCTTTTATAACTGATGTTCGAATTGTTTTCAGACATTCACCAATTCATTAACCAACTGAATGTGACTTTTTTGGATTTTCgtcacattataaccacaacCGTCAACAGCCAACACAAAAATGAGTGAAACAAAGGCCTCACCTAGCAGGACATCTGGGGAAAAAATCCCTTAAAACGAATGATCCTAAGATTTATAAATGCTCCGTTTTTGAGCCTGTGTGCACACGAAAAGATGGATATCGGTGTCCGGCGCATCACGGTCTGCGACGGGATATTGCTGCGCAGCGTCACACATGTGcgacctattttttttatttattttttccccagtgtcctgtctagcaatgtggcattaagaattgatgtcttaatgccagatagagctcgacatattttgctttcacaagtggagcaaacggctttcgccatagtgctccgcttgatttgtgcatgtaaatagctttattgtgattcgtgcagggagaatttcaaattatatggacactacaatgggaaagtaggagagtaaaggaagaacaagaagagaaaaaaaaaaagaaagagaagagttgaaagaaaaaaagagataaaagggagagaatgataaaaccgaTAAGACCGTTGTTTATACCCTTGGCCATACGGTGGAGTTAAAAATGAATTTTGCCAGAGAggggctgattttcacattgCTGCAGACATTTTtggtttatataatttttttacaagCCCAACTGCTGTAATACAGTGAGGGGCAGAGGAGTAAAGAGCGACCGGAGATCAGCTGCATTGCACCAGCTCTCCCTCACAGTACGGAGGCTCGGTTTGACACGATTCCCAATCGACACCATCTTGAGTTTTATTCACTTTATATTCTAATATTGTGTATAAAGTAAGCTCAACTTAATTATTTGTCCACAAGATCAAACCTCTCAGTGCCATGATtcaatttgaaggattctgattggctgacataagttttagttttgcaGTACATTGCCCCCTATGTGTCTGGTgtatttgggaaaaaaaaaacgctcagtGGCGTATTTCTGCGTGTTGGTGTGgatgaaaacatttctaaaaaaaactacatgtgTGTATGGtactatttttaaaaacataagaTAGTattaatgaacagaaatataATTGAAACTAAAACAATCAAAGACTCGGACAAAAACTGGGGCTCTGGTGTGGCAAACCAGAACTAAAGGTTGGCATTAAATATCAAGCAATGTAGAAATATTAATTAATGTAAAAAGCACTTTATTTTTCTAGAAATTCTGATCTTGATCTTatagaaaaaagggaaaaagtctAGAAACGCAAACTTTTCGAATGCaaacagacttgttatcagtgtatcaaccctccagcctacactgcaaaaacagaactaaaaataagtaaatttttcttgaaatgagtgtatttatactttatttaagtaggtaaataaaataatctgccagtggaatatgatttttgcacttaaaataggaagaactcatcttcatcaccttatttcaagtgcattatatccaattatcttattttaggggtaaaaatactcattccattggcagttaatcttatttacctgctcaaatcaaggacaaatgcactaatttcgagaaaatattacttatttttagttctgtttttgcagtgtactctgcatacccagaaccagaaccaaacacggagaaccagcatttagttccaatgctccacttatctggaacaaacttccagaaaactgcaaaagtgcggaaaacctgagttcttttaaatcaagattaaaaacacatttgtttaggatttcctttgactgctctagttaaatagttttactgaaacatcattagttcaacttttttagtccaactgtttttaatgttccatTTTATTACTACATTccattcctacttgcttttattctgctttattttcctgtattttaatcatgtaaagcactttgcattgtctctgtactgaattgtgctatacaaataaatttgcctcgcCTTTAATTTTCTCCATAATTGTTCagacttgcaaaaaaaaaagcatcaaatcTAATTCTAGTTTTCAAGATTGCACAGAAACCGTTGAAATATCAACTCCTGAGACGAGTCTATTTAATGTGTAACTAATGTCTATAGAGAGAATAATGAGTTCTGATATTTCGTGTGCTGACAAGTCGAACAACTTTTAACGACAACATTTCTATAGAGATAGGCAGCTGACTGCTCCGTGAATTAAATGTTCCTGGTGCTCCTCACAGAACTTATCTGGAGACAAACTCCTGTCCTCCTACCTGCTCCATCTGGGATCTCCCCATCAGCACTGAAGGCATCTGCCCGAGCATCCCCGGCAGCCTGCGGTGGCCCAGTAACCACGTGCCGGGCATGGCCATCTGCGACATGACGGGGCTGCTGGGCGCCGCCGCGGGACCCGTCTGGTCGTCCTGCTGCTCGGCGGACCGGTCGGCAGCTCCGTCGGCGCCGCAGGGGCCGGGCTTGTCCTCGCTCTGGGTTTCTGCCTGAGGTTTGCCTCCTCCCGAGCTGTTGGCCTGCTCCAGCTCCAGCATCACCCACTCCTGAGAGTCGGCCTCCTGAGGCACGGGGCTGAAGTTCACAGCAACGAAGCCGCTGCTCGCCGCGGCTTCCTCCGGGTCGGGGGTCGCCGTGCCGGACCGTTCCTCGTTGCAGGAAGGCGTCTGCTGGCCGTTCTCAGGTATGGGCTTCTCCCCAACGTGACACAGGACGGGGCGCTGTTTGCCCAAGCTGGCAGAAAAAGGAACGAAGAGAGACTCAAACATGAGTTTTGGCTTAAGATTTCAGGTTTTGCTGATTGCGGTTTATTAAAGAGCTCTCACTAGGCCTCAAGGAACCGTTCTATGGTGGGCTTTGGTTCCGGCGCGAGTCTCTTCTCGAACGCCAAGCTCTGGCTGTGCCTCATCCTGCGGAGCAGCGGCGCGGCTCGGTCCAGGAACATGGTCTCTGAGCGCACCCGTCTGGGGGAACTCTGCACGGAGCCGGTGTTAGGACTCTGGTTCCCCTGGTTCTGACTGTGTTCGTCCTCGCTCACCACCTGGAGACACAGAAACCAGGACACGTTCCAAAGCGCTGAAACAAAGCAGCTGGGTTCAGCAGATCTACGCCAGACAAACCGCACCCCCCGGTGTAAACATGGCATCGCTGGGCAATGGCCACACACTGTGACCCCACTACTGCTCAGTCAGAAGGTTTTTTAGTTATCTATagctgtttacatgcacaaaatttcataATGGGATTGATATGGATTtggattagaaaaaaataaaataaaaaataatcagattgtaccgtttatatgggcacaatcaattaatccgatcatgatGTGTTTAATGCACCTAGCTCTAATCAGAATAAAACCAATCTGACATCaaattttccttaaaaaaaaaaaaaaaacacagaagaagtacttccgtctttgTTGATGAACACCAAAAAAATAGTAATCAAAGCAGTATTATAAGAGTTTGTCTGTCTTTAGAGTTGAgtcgttactgaataaataacaattttgagctcttttaatgtctcaaacagaaaggttgtatcgggaaCCACGACAGTTGTGGCTCCCGccgtatttccgccactcaccgACGCAGAAATACTTCACGCTTACATCGAGCGCACATgtgcactcgggtcagtttgacacattcggaataacttgatcctgacaagcgtttaaaTGCATAtcgatcagattatcaatcagcataaaccatCTTAATCTGATCATTATTCCGACTGGCTTGTTGACGTGACGCTATTCTTTTATTCCGATctgccctttattccgattacttttgtccatgtaaacgtagctattgGCATAAATGGCAtgaatttgggatttttttaatgatttatttaatgcGTTTTGTTTCTGGGATGCACTGATAATACGACACACACCTTTAAGAACACACGTTTCAATTTAATGTTGACTTTTGCTAATCCACACACAGGGTGAAATATGTGCACACCCCACCTAACATATGAACACGTGTTCCAGAGCAAGTTGCTCCTCCACCACATGCTATTTTTAAGCCGTCAATAAGCTTCTAGCAAGATTCCAGCTGGGTATCTGACCACCCTCTCTCTGTTTTAGGCAGATTTGGCATTTTAATGGTTTGGCTTCCAGGCACGGACCACGTTTATTAACACAGCCTACAAACTAACGGTTTAGGCTGGGGTCACTCCACAGGCTCAATGGAGCCGGCTGCATCCACTCCAAGTACGCGTGGGATCGTCTTCCAACCAGAACTTTTAAAAATCGGGTTAAagaattttgtaaaaaaaggCCTCCGTCCTTTTTATTTCATCCACGCAGTGCGATGCAACAATATGTCTGGCAGCAAAACAGCCGGCGCAGCATGACGCTGGGCATTTGGTTCCTAGCTTTGGAAGCCTCACCTCGGCTCCTCAGGACGTTCTTCTCATCAGAGGAGCCAGGTAGTTCCCTCTTTGACTTGTCTGAACATAAAGCTTGTAGGAGGAGGTCATTGGTGCACATTTCAGTCAAGCTTAAAGTGGTTTATTGTAGAGCTGGGGCTTCAATCCAACAACCTTTATCCTGCGCTCTCAGActacaggtctgctggtggttcctagagtctctaaaagtagaatgggaggcagatcctttagctatcaggctcctctcctgtggaaccaactcccagttttggtccgtgaggcagacaccccgtctacttttaagactaatcttaaaactttcctttttgacaaagcttatagttagagtggctcatgttactctcagctacctttatagttttactgctataggcttaggctactggagtatatcaggatctaattttctcactctattgagttctactgttcttcaattatgcattatgtgttgtcatttctgctttaactttctgttctctctcttttctcttcatagtaggtacacctggtctggcgttctgttaactgtgacatcatccagagaagacggctcacctgctactaccatctaatgtagaacagattactagatcaatgtgtgcttctgtgctttttttgtttctcttgttgtgtctctgctctgtcttctgtaaccccagtcggtcgaggcagatgaccgttcatactgagcccggttctgctggaggttttgccttcctgttaatggggagtttttcttcccactgtcgcttcatgcttgctcagtatgagggattgctgcaaagtcatggacaatgcagacgactctccctgtggctctacgcttctccaggagtgaatgctgcttgtcgggactttgatgcaatcaactggtttccttatataggacatttttgaccaatctgtataatctgacccaatctgtataatacgattgaacttgactttgtaaagtgccttgagatgacatgtttcatga of Fundulus heteroclitus isolate FHET01 chromosome 15, MU-UCD_Fhet_4.1, whole genome shotgun sequence contains these proteins:
- the ttbk2b gene encoding tau-tubulin kinase 2b — protein: MSGAGEHTDILSVGDVVRDRWKVAKKIGGGGFGEIYEVLDQLSQATVALKVESAQQPKQVLKMEVAVLKKLQGKDHVCRFVGCGRNDRFNYVVMELQGRNLADLRRTMTRGTFSVSTTLRLGKQILEAIESIHSVGFLHRDIKPSNFAMGRLASTCRCCYMLDFGLARQFTNSNQEVRPPRPVAGFRGTVRYASVNAHKNKEMGRHDDLWSLFYMLVEFMVGQLPWRKIKDKEQVGNLKETYDHRLMLKHLPSEFSAFLDHILTLDYFTKPDYQLLTAVFEKAMKSNSVLENDPYDWEKCNSEGVLSITAAANTAQQLTRLTPAYLGMANASVLPGELQRENTEDVLQGERLSDADNCPPIPTPTTAGGDVWEEMDRNRNLKQPQPAVRKVVSEDEHSQNQGNQSPNTGSVQSSPRRVRSETMFLDRAAPLLRRMRHSQSLAFEKRLAPEPKPTIERFLEAYLGKQRPVLCHVGEKPIPENGQQTPSCNEERSGTATPDPEEAAASSGFVAVNFSPVPQEADSQEWVMLELEQANSSGGGKPQAETQSEDKPGPCGADGAADRSAEQQDDQTGPAAAPSSPVMSQMAMPGTWLLGHRRLPGMLGQMPSVLMGRSQMEQSSSSSAPPSPVRKSDASPLDVPSCKSEDVVEESSKDRRRLDSVPELIPAKGPTSHLTNDRDPESDSGLPDRSSEPNQQPPADTAGGAAESTVTVSSSPPPALLKRRDSPSSPRLSRIPVRDPSNPLDSPSREPNAERRHRWSSPVLGSPTHSPSPSLSCDNLPCALPRDRLSSERGSRSDCAGEDPLSLSSSSGSRSKIPRPVSGTFLPEQLSGRFLPRPPPGKPPIRPCVDSRRRRLRVRASSTSDADFLASLTQLMQDRGGVLFSPPPRPRSSSSLQRSLSSSPSRQELRDSVALQGRSRSPSSLSGSPPPRQPQDRASSGLGQWGLGSRGKAPLYEGKAFGKLT